CAATTAACactagtaaataaattatatttaaaaactataaaatatttcaCCTAGCTTTCTCCTGTCACACATGTGTCCTTTTACTTAATAATTTccaatatgtaatttaattttgctAGAGAATATTGCAACATTTTGAATTGGTCAATATGGCTTAATGTCAGCATGACTAAAATCAACCCACTCACTAAAGCAAAAACTTGAACCAAAATCACCAACTTTGTCAGGGCAGTTATTAAGACCATTTTCATGATCATGTGGAAATCCAAATCCAAAATCCAATAACGGGTCCACAGATTCATGATCACCTACTTGATCTTGAAGCAATTCACAATTGTTGTTCACTTCAATGCTTGAACAATCTTGAGACATTGACATCATAGGATTAATATtactattgttgttgttgttgttacttGTACCAATTTGTGAGACAACAACATCATTGACACTTGGATTATACAATTGATCATGAATTTGGTCAAAACCCATGATTTTTTCATTATTGTTAAATCCATAATTAGcatcataattattattgtcTAGCATAATTGGTAGTGATGAGGGTGGAGAATATTGAGTTTGTGAAGTAGGAAAATATTGTGGATTTTGAGTTGGTGATGGGGTTGAAGGGAGAAAAGTGTCATTTTGAGTCATTGGTTGGATGGTAACTTTTCCTGCtataatt
The genomic region above belongs to Cicer arietinum cultivar CDC Frontier isolate Library 1 chromosome 4, Cicar.CDCFrontier_v2.0, whole genome shotgun sequence and contains:
- the LOC101490288 gene encoding uncharacterized protein encodes the protein MGRSPCCDKENVKRGPWSPDEDATLKSYLEIHGTSGSWIALPQKAGLKRCGKSCRLRWLNYLRPDIRHGGFTEEEDTIICTLYAQMGSRWSAIASKLPGRTDNDVKNYWNTKLKKKIIAGKVTIQPMTQNDTFLPSTPSPTQNPQYFPTSQTQYSPPSSLPIMLDNNNYDANYGFNNNEKIMGFDQIHDQLYNPSVNDVVVSQIGTSNNNNNNSNINPMMSMSQDCSSIEVNNNCELLQDQVGDHESVDPLLDFGFGFPHDHENGLNNCPDKVGDFGSSFCFSEWVDFSHADIKPY